A single window of Fischerella sp. PCC 9605 DNA harbors:
- the glyS gene encoding glycine--tRNA ligase subunit beta — protein sequence MPHFLLEVGTEELPASFLSSAVAQWKSLIPKSLAENNLNSDAVEVYGTPRRLAVLIKGLPSKQADREEEVKGPPAQAAFKDGKPTPAAQGFAKKQGVELDALEVRATDKGDFVFVQKVIPGRSVAEILTELVPQWILSLEGKRLMRWGDGDLRFSRPIRWLVTLLDDAVLPIELVNGSETIKSDRISQGHRVLHPQPVTIPQATDYVAVLRLASVVVNIEERANIITQEVKESAQKLNGYAEIYPDLLEEVTNLVEWPSAVIGEFESEFLNLPAEVITTVMVHHQRYFPVFKASNHQELLPYFITISNGDPAKSDIIAVGNARVIRARLADGKFFYDADLKNPLDSFLPQLAKVTFQEDLGSLLDKVGRVSKIATQIAQQLQLSEEESHNVHRAALLCKADLVSQMVYEFPELQGIMGQKYALASGEPEAVATAIFEHYLPRGADDILPQTITGQVVGLADRLDTLVSIFGLGMIPTGSSDPFALRRAANAVINITWAADLAINLQQLLEQIATDFVAEHDKNQTELVNTLQEFFLQRIRTLLQEEKQIDYDLVNAVLGENDPEYAERALQDLLDVRDRALFLQQIRNDGTLDKIYETVNRSARLAAQGDLDTKQLDPTTAVSPELFQKPSEAAFYHALVDLLPQTQAAQRSRNYQQLVAALEKIAPAVSNFFDGPESVLVMDPDPQIKRNRLHLLGLLRNHSRVLADFGAVVKNL from the coding sequence ATGCCACATTTTTTATTAGAAGTTGGTACAGAAGAATTACCTGCAAGTTTTTTGAGTAGCGCTGTTGCACAGTGGAAGTCACTGATTCCCAAAAGTCTGGCTGAAAATAACCTCAACAGTGATGCTGTAGAAGTTTACGGTACTCCTCGGCGTCTGGCGGTACTCATCAAAGGTTTACCATCCAAGCAAGCAGACCGAGAAGAAGAAGTTAAAGGCCCGCCTGCACAAGCAGCTTTTAAAGATGGCAAACCGACACCAGCCGCGCAAGGTTTTGCTAAAAAGCAAGGTGTAGAACTTGATGCTTTAGAAGTCCGCGCCACTGATAAAGGGGATTTTGTGTTTGTACAGAAAGTCATCCCCGGTCGCAGTGTGGCGGAAATTTTGACAGAACTTGTTCCCCAGTGGATTTTGAGCTTAGAAGGTAAGCGCCTAATGCGCTGGGGTGATGGAGATTTGCGGTTTTCTCGCCCTATCCGTTGGTTGGTGACTTTATTAGATGATGCGGTGCTGCCGATAGAATTAGTGAATGGGTCTGAGACGATAAAGAGCGATCGCATTTCTCAAGGTCATCGCGTTTTACATCCACAACCAGTCACAATTCCCCAAGCTACTGATTATGTCGCTGTACTGCGCTTGGCATCGGTTGTTGTTAATATCGAGGAACGGGCAAATATTATCACCCAGGAAGTTAAAGAATCTGCCCAAAAGTTAAATGGGTATGCAGAAATTTACCCAGATTTATTAGAGGAAGTTACGAATCTGGTCGAATGGCCTTCAGCAGTAATTGGTGAGTTTGAAAGTGAGTTTTTGAACTTACCAGCAGAAGTAATTACTACTGTCATGGTGCATCACCAGCGTTATTTTCCTGTATTTAAAGCCAGTAACCATCAAGAATTACTGCCGTATTTTATCACCATTTCCAATGGCGATCCAGCTAAATCAGATATCATTGCTGTTGGTAATGCTAGAGTCATTCGTGCCCGTTTAGCTGATGGTAAGTTTTTCTATGATGCCGATTTAAAAAATCCTTTGGATAGTTTTTTACCACAGTTAGCGAAGGTAACTTTCCAAGAAGATTTAGGTTCTTTGTTAGACAAAGTTGGGCGCGTCTCCAAAATTGCTACGCAGATTGCCCAACAACTGCAATTAAGCGAAGAAGAAAGCCATAATGTTCACCGCGCTGCTTTACTGTGCAAGGCTGATTTGGTGAGTCAAATGGTATATGAATTCCCAGAATTGCAGGGAATAATGGGACAAAAATATGCCTTGGCAAGTGGAGAACCAGAAGCAGTAGCGACGGCAATTTTTGAACATTATTTGCCACGAGGTGCAGATGATATTTTACCCCAAACAATTACAGGTCAAGTTGTTGGTTTGGCAGACAGACTAGATACATTAGTAAGTATCTTTGGTTTGGGGATGATTCCCACCGGTTCTTCTGACCCCTTTGCTTTGCGACGGGCAGCAAATGCTGTAATTAACATTACATGGGCAGCAGATTTAGCTATTAATTTACAGCAGCTATTAGAGCAAATTGCCACAGATTTTGTTGCAGAACATGACAAAAATCAAACAGAATTAGTTAATACTTTGCAAGAATTTTTCTTGCAACGCATCCGTACCTTGCTGCAAGAAGAAAAACAGATAGATTACGACTTGGTCAATGCTGTCTTGGGAGAAAATGACCCAGAGTATGCAGAAAGAGCGTTACAAGATTTATTGGATGTGCGCGATCGCGCTTTATTCCTGCAACAAATCCGCAACGATGGTACGTTAGATAAAATCTACGAAACCGTCAACCGTTCTGCACGTTTGGCAGCACAGGGAGATTTAGATACCAAACAGCTCGATCCCACCACTGCGGTTAGTCCGGAACTATTCCAAAAGCCATCTGAGGCAGCTTTTTATCATGCCCTAGTAGATTTATTACCACAAACGCAAGCAGCACAGCGATCGCGAAATTATCAACAGCTAGTAGCAGCCCTAGAAAAAATTGCTCCGGCGGTGAGTAACTTTTTTGACGGTCCAGAAAGTGTTTTGGTCATGGATCCCGATCCCCAAATCAAGCGCAATAGGTTACATTTGCTTGGTTTGCTTCGTAACCATAGCCGAGTTTTGGCAGACTTTGGCGCAGTTGTCAAAAATTTATAG
- the murD gene encoding UDP-N-acetylmuramoyl-L-alanine--D-glutamate ligase, whose product MPKAHVIGLGKSGVAAARLLKRQGWQVVLSDRNTTENLRQQQQELAAEQIAVELGYSLDLNSSDVPQLIVVSPGVPWDIPVLVQARELGIETIGEMELAWRHLQSIPWVAITGTNGKTTTTSLIAAIFQTAGFNAPACGNIGYAACEVALSSKPPEWVIAEISSYQIESSNSVKPRIGVWTTFTPDHLSRHKTLDNYYNIKAQLLRQCEIQVFNGDDTYLNKLGLSHWPDAYWTSVKGKDYLIGEKGYYIEDDWVVETRHVASLQKDEPIVKVSALRMVGEHNQQNLLMSVAAARLAGIDKTAISRAISEFPGVPHRLEHICNWEGIDFINDSKATNYDAAEVGLASVKSPVILIAGGEAKAGDDTGWMAQIKAKAAAVLLIGDAAAAFAQRLQEVGYANYEIVETMDRAVSKSAELAKQYQAPVVLLSPACASFDQYPNFEVRGDHFRQLCLEWVGKS is encoded by the coding sequence ATGCCCAAAGCTCATGTAATTGGATTAGGAAAGTCCGGTGTTGCGGCGGCGAGATTGTTGAAACGGCAAGGTTGGCAGGTGGTGCTAAGCGATCGCAACACCACCGAAAACCTCCGTCAACAACAACAAGAACTCGCAGCCGAACAAATCGCTGTTGAACTGGGATATTCGCTGGACTTAAATAGTTCAGATGTACCCCAGTTAATAGTTGTTAGTCCCGGTGTTCCTTGGGATATTCCCGTATTAGTCCAAGCACGAGAATTGGGTATAGAAACTATCGGGGAAATGGAACTTGCATGGCGGCATCTACAATCCATACCTTGGGTGGCAATTACTGGCACCAACGGTAAAACCACCACTACTTCCCTTATTGCTGCCATTTTTCAAACAGCAGGATTTAATGCTCCGGCCTGCGGTAACATTGGCTACGCGGCTTGTGAAGTTGCTCTGTCGTCAAAGCCTCCTGAATGGGTAATTGCGGAGATTAGCAGCTATCAAATCGAATCTTCTAACTCTGTGAAACCGCGTATTGGTGTGTGGACAACCTTCACGCCCGATCACCTCAGCCGCCATAAAACATTAGATAATTACTACAACATCAAAGCCCAATTGCTGCGACAGTGTGAAATACAAGTGTTCAATGGCGATGATACTTACTTAAACAAACTTGGTTTGAGTCATTGGCCCGATGCCTATTGGACAAGTGTTAAAGGTAAAGATTACCTAATTGGGGAGAAAGGCTATTACATAGAAGATGATTGGGTTGTAGAGACGCGACATGTCGCGTCTCTACAGAAAGACGAACCCATCGTGAAAGTATCTGCGTTGCGGATGGTGGGAGAACACAACCAGCAAAATTTATTAATGTCAGTTGCAGCAGCGCGGTTGGCAGGAATTGATAAAACCGCGATTTCTCGCGCTATCAGCGAATTTCCCGGCGTTCCTCATCGCTTGGAACACATTTGTAATTGGGAAGGTATTGATTTTATCAACGACAGCAAAGCCACTAATTACGACGCTGCTGAAGTGGGATTAGCATCGGTGAAAAGCCCAGTAATTTTAATTGCAGGTGGCGAAGCCAAAGCTGGCGATGATACTGGCTGGATGGCACAAATTAAAGCCAAAGCCGCCGCAGTTTTACTGATCGGTGATGCAGCCGCCGCCTTTGCCCAGCGCCTGCAAGAAGTGGGATATGCCAATTACGAAATTGTAGAAACAATGGATCGGGCTGTTTCTAAGTCGGCAGAATTAGCTAAACAGTATCAAGCACCTGTAGTGTTGCTTTCGCCTGCTTGTGCAAGTTTTGACCAATATCCTAACTTTGAAGTGCGAGGCGACCATTTCCGACAGTTGTGCTTAGAATGGGTGGGAAAAAGTTAA
- a CDS encoding FAD-binding oxidoreductase: MKPFDLEALINSLSGIEIISDSGQVAKLSQDYHTFSPVLVAKLAGKVGDIVIRPGNEQEVLKVAANCAKYRVPVTVRGAGTGNYGQCVPLHGGVILDMTRMQEIRWIKPGVARVEAGVKLAALDKKAREIGWEMRMAPSTYRTATIAGFVAGGSGGIGSIQYGLLGDRGNLLALRVVTLEDEPRLIELRGDDVQKVNHAWGINGIITEVEIPLGPAYPWAEVIVTFDEFMAAARFGQALADADGMIKKEIGIFASPIPQYFTPLRQYIPDGTHAALLLIAEPSLELLPGLVQQHGGKITYQQPAQAAGKSANLLEFTWNHTTLHARTVDISITYLQSIFPGDVETGHGTSLQLVEHMYHHYGDEVMMHLEFIRVNGTAIPAALQLVRYTTEERLNEIIRDHEEQGVFIANPHTYIIEDGGRKVIDPEQLKFKEMVDPYGLMNPGKSKALELKVKNF; the protein is encoded by the coding sequence GTGAAACCATTCGATTTAGAAGCCTTAATTAATTCTCTTTCTGGAATCGAAATAATCAGCGACTCTGGGCAAGTAGCAAAGTTATCCCAAGATTACCATACCTTTAGCCCGGTTCTTGTCGCGAAATTAGCGGGAAAAGTGGGAGATATAGTCATACGTCCTGGCAACGAGCAAGAAGTATTAAAAGTTGCAGCCAACTGCGCTAAGTATCGAGTTCCCGTAACAGTACGAGGTGCGGGAACGGGAAATTATGGGCAATGCGTACCGCTACACGGTGGCGTCATTCTTGATATGACACGGATGCAAGAGATCCGCTGGATCAAGCCAGGAGTAGCGCGAGTTGAAGCGGGAGTGAAGTTAGCAGCACTGGATAAAAAAGCACGAGAAATTGGCTGGGAAATGCGGATGGCACCTTCTACTTACCGCACAGCAACAATTGCCGGATTTGTAGCTGGTGGGAGTGGGGGAATTGGGTCTATACAATATGGATTGTTAGGCGATCGCGGTAATCTTTTAGCACTGCGAGTCGTGACGTTGGAAGATGAACCACGCTTGATTGAATTGCGCGGCGACGATGTGCAAAAGGTGAACCATGCTTGGGGTATTAACGGCATCATCACCGAAGTAGAAATTCCCCTCGGGCCAGCTTATCCTTGGGCAGAGGTAATTGTTACTTTCGATGAGTTTATGGCAGCGGCAAGATTTGGGCAAGCTTTAGCCGATGCCGATGGCATGATTAAAAAAGAGATTGGTATCTTTGCATCTCCCATACCTCAATACTTTACTCCCCTACGGCAGTACATCCCCGATGGCACTCACGCTGCTTTATTATTAATTGCTGAACCGAGTTTAGAATTATTACCTGGATTAGTACAGCAACACGGTGGCAAGATTACATATCAACAACCTGCACAAGCAGCTGGAAAAAGTGCGAATTTATTAGAATTCACTTGGAACCATACCACCTTACACGCCCGCACTGTTGATATCTCCATTACCTACTTGCAAAGTATCTTCCCTGGCGATGTAGAGACGGGCCATGGCACGTCTCTACAGCTAGTAGAGCATATGTATCATCACTATGGAGATGAAGTGATGATGCATTTGGAATTTATTCGGGTGAACGGTACAGCAATTCCCGCTGCTTTGCAACTCGTACGTTACACAACAGAAGAACGCCTAAACGAAATTATCCGCGATCACGAAGAACAAGGTGTGTTTATTGCCAATCCCCACACCTACATTATTGAAGATGGCGGCAGGAAAGTTATCGACCCAGAGCAATTAAAATTCAAGGAGATGGTTGACCCATATGGGTTAATGAATCCTGGTAAGAGTAAAGCACTAGAATTAAAAGTTAAAAATTTCTAA
- a CDS encoding AMP-dependent synthetase/ligase has translation MSKTPVKNSFLANITERELQAIKHLPDYSNVESLPEIWPLVAQRFGNIVALRDPHAQPEVILTYTQLCQQIQLFATGLQALGVQAGDRISLISDNSPRWFIADQGIMTAGAVDAVRSSQAEREELLYIVANSGSTALVVQDLKTLNKLRARLEDLPIKLVVLLSDEAPPEAETLKVYSFTQLMEIGAKHTLQPVKRSRDSLATLIYTSGTTGKPKGVMLSHRNLMHQIVAIPTVVQPQGGDIVLSILPTWHSYERSCEYFLLSLGCTQVYTNLRSIKQDLKEFRPHYMVAVPRLLESIYEGVQKQFREQPASRQRLIKFFLGISEKYIQARRTVEGLDLQNLNPSIVERLTASTQAAALSPLHALGEKLVYNKVREATGGRVKQMISGGGALPKHVDDFFEIIGVEILVGYGLTETSPVTHARRYWRNLRGSAGQPIPGTETKIVDSETRKELPPGEKGLVLLRGPQIMQGYYQNPEATAKAIDSEGWFDSGDLGWVTPQNDLVLTGRAKDTIVLTNGENIEPQPIEDACLRSPYIDQIMLVGQDQKSLGALIVPNLEALEKWAASQNLQLCIEEDNLASAASQKINLESKIIQDLFRQELNREVQNRPGYRPDDRIGRFKLILEPFSIENGMMTQKLSIKRHVVMEHYRDIINGMFAQ, from the coding sequence ATGTCAAAAACTCCTGTGAAAAATTCTTTTCTTGCCAACATAACTGAACGAGAGCTACAAGCAATTAAGCATTTGCCTGATTACTCAAATGTGGAGTCACTGCCAGAAATATGGCCTTTGGTAGCACAACGATTTGGTAATATTGTTGCCCTGCGCGATCCTCACGCTCAACCGGAAGTAATCCTGACTTATACTCAGTTGTGCCAACAAATTCAACTATTTGCAACTGGATTGCAGGCTTTGGGAGTACAAGCGGGCGATCGCATTTCTCTGATTTCCGATAATTCTCCCCGCTGGTTTATTGCCGATCAGGGCATTATGACGGCTGGGGCGGTGGATGCGGTGCGTAGTTCCCAAGCAGAGCGGGAAGAACTCCTGTATATTGTGGCTAACAGTGGCAGCACGGCGCTAGTAGTGCAAGATTTAAAGACACTCAACAAGCTGCGCGCTCGCCTTGAGGATTTGCCGATTAAATTAGTCGTCTTGCTTTCTGATGAAGCACCACCAGAAGCAGAAACCCTGAAGGTGTATTCCTTTACTCAGTTAATGGAAATTGGGGCTAAACACACTTTACAACCAGTCAAGCGCAGCCGCGACTCTCTCGCCACCCTTATTTATACTTCTGGTACTACGGGTAAACCCAAGGGCGTGATGCTCAGTCATCGCAACTTGATGCACCAAATCGTCGCTATACCAACAGTAGTGCAACCGCAAGGAGGAGATATTGTCCTGAGTATTCTCCCTACCTGGCACAGCTATGAGCGGAGTTGCGAGTATTTCTTACTTTCTCTAGGTTGCACGCAAGTTTATACTAACCTGCGTTCGATCAAGCAGGATTTAAAAGAATTTAGACCGCATTACATGGTAGCTGTACCGCGTCTTTTAGAATCTATTTACGAAGGAGTGCAAAAGCAGTTTCGCGAACAACCTGCTTCTCGCCAACGCCTAATTAAATTCTTTCTCGGTATCAGCGAGAAATACATTCAAGCACGGCGGACAGTCGAAGGTTTAGATTTACAGAACCTGAATCCTTCCATAGTTGAGCGCTTGACAGCTAGTACACAAGCTGCGGCTTTGTCACCCCTACACGCTTTAGGAGAAAAATTAGTCTACAACAAAGTTAGGGAAGCAACAGGAGGAAGAGTTAAGCAAATGATTAGCGGTGGTGGTGCGCTTCCCAAGCACGTAGATGACTTTTTTGAAATTATTGGTGTAGAGATTTTAGTTGGCTATGGCTTGACCGAAACTTCCCCTGTCACCCATGCACGGCGTTATTGGCGAAATTTGCGCGGTTCAGCTGGGCAACCAATACCAGGTACAGAAACTAAAATAGTCGATTCTGAGACTCGCAAGGAGTTACCACCTGGGGAAAAGGGTTTGGTGTTGCTGCGAGGGCCGCAAATTATGCAAGGTTATTACCAAAATCCGGAAGCAACAGCCAAAGCAATTGATTCTGAAGGCTGGTTTGACAGTGGTGACTTGGGTTGGGTAACACCGCAAAATGACTTGGTTCTGACCGGACGAGCCAAAGATACGATTGTATTAACGAATGGGGAAAATATCGAACCGCAACCGATAGAGGATGCTTGTTTGCGATCGCCCTACATAGATCAAATCATGCTTGTTGGGCAAGACCAAAAAAGTCTGGGTGCTTTAATTGTCCCCAATCTGGAAGCCTTAGAAAAATGGGCAGCAAGTCAGAATCTGCAACTGTGTATAGAGGAGGACAATCTTGCCTCGGCAGCCAGTCAAAAAATAAACCTGGAGAGTAAAATAATCCAGGATTTGTTTCGGCAAGAATTGAATCGGGAAGTGCAAAACCGTCCTGGTTATCGACCAGACGATCGCATCGGTCGGTTCAAGCTGATTCTAGAGCCGTTTTCCATTGAAAATGGCATGATGACGCAAAAGCTAAGCATTAAACGACATGTCGTGATGGAACACTATCGCGATATTATTAACGGGATGTTTGCCCAATAA
- a CDS encoding YlqD family protein — MDVSKPQLLLKRIVNIKAIVTPLWKEEVQQQLQAQINQTDQQLQQLDIQGQRAIAEIQKQNLQPPGPQALQQIENIQFQVNQKKSELLEQKNQSLQNLQQVQMLELDQEVNQFQMEGFFRVEPGDNLISKMQVEVVLRDGVVEEIRGDI, encoded by the coding sequence ATGGATGTCTCCAAGCCTCAACTGCTTTTAAAACGTATTGTCAATATCAAAGCCATTGTCACTCCTCTTTGGAAAGAGGAAGTACAGCAGCAATTGCAAGCCCAGATCAATCAAACTGACCAGCAATTGCAACAGTTGGACATCCAAGGACAGCGGGCGATCGCAGAAATTCAAAAGCAAAATCTGCAACCGCCCGGTCCTCAAGCCCTCCAACAAATTGAGAATATTCAATTCCAGGTCAATCAAAAGAAAAGCGAACTGCTAGAGCAGAAAAATCAAAGTCTGCAAAACCTCCAGCAAGTACAGATGCTTGAGTTAGACCAAGAAGTCAACCAATTTCAGATGGAAGGCTTTTTCCGAGTAGAACCGGGGGATAACTTAATTAGTAAAATGCAGGTCGAGGTTGTGCTACGCGATGGTGTTGTAGAAGAAATTCGCGGCGATATCTAG
- a CDS encoding dihydrolipoamide acetyltransferase family protein, protein MSIHEIFMPALSSTMTEGKIVSWVKSTGDKVEKGETVVVVESDKADMDVESFYEGYLAHIIVQAGETAPVGAAIALLAETEAEIETAKSQAQGAGAAKAETTAAAAPRQTADTAAVATPVLAAQNGSNHRSGRIVASPRARKLAKELKVDLSSIPGSGPYGRIVAEDVEAAVGKPSPQPATPTPVTPPPAAAPVAPAPAAQPTPAPMPAVAAVPGQVVPLTTLQNAVARNMVASLSVPVIHVGYTITTDALDQLYKQIKSKGVTMTALLAKAVAVTLQKHPLINANYSDQGIVYPSSINIAVAVAMDDGGLITPVLQNADQLDIYSLSRTWKSLVERARAKKLQPEEYSTGTFTISNLGMFGVDRFDAILPPGQGSIIAIGASRPQVVATADGMFGVKQQMQVNITCDHRIIYGAPAAAFLQDLAKLIETNPQSLTM, encoded by the coding sequence ATGAGCATTCACGAAATATTCATGCCCGCACTTAGTTCCACCATGACCGAAGGTAAAATTGTCTCTTGGGTGAAATCGACCGGGGACAAAGTGGAAAAAGGCGAAACAGTGGTGGTTGTCGAGTCAGATAAGGCAGATATGGATGTGGAATCCTTTTATGAAGGATATTTAGCCCACATCATTGTACAAGCTGGTGAAACTGCGCCCGTGGGAGCAGCGATCGCTCTGTTGGCAGAAACCGAAGCCGAAATTGAAACAGCGAAGTCTCAAGCCCAAGGCGCTGGTGCTGCTAAAGCTGAAACTACTGCTGCCGCTGCTCCCAGGCAAACGGCAGATACAGCCGCAGTCGCAACACCTGTCTTGGCGGCTCAAAACGGCTCTAATCATCGTTCCGGGAGAATCGTAGCTTCACCGCGCGCCCGCAAATTAGCCAAGGAACTGAAAGTTGATTTGAGTAGTATTCCTGGCAGTGGTCCCTACGGTCGGATTGTTGCCGAAGATGTGGAAGCAGCAGTTGGCAAACCTAGCCCACAACCTGCTACACCAACCCCAGTAACACCACCACCAGCCGCTGCCCCAGTCGCACCAGCACCAGCTGCCCAACCAACACCCGCGCCCATGCCAGCAGTTGCGGCTGTTCCAGGTCAAGTAGTGCCTCTTACTACCTTGCAAAATGCCGTAGCGCGGAATATGGTTGCCAGCTTATCCGTGCCTGTAATCCATGTGGGTTACACCATTACTACTGATGCACTAGACCAGCTTTACAAACAGATTAAATCCAAGGGTGTGACAATGACTGCGCTACTAGCAAAAGCCGTAGCGGTGACATTGCAAAAACACCCACTGATCAATGCCAACTATTCAGACCAAGGAATTGTCTATCCTTCTAGCATCAACATTGCTGTAGCAGTGGCAATGGATGATGGGGGATTGATTACTCCTGTTTTACAAAATGCCGATCAATTGGATATCTATTCTCTATCTCGCACTTGGAAGTCTTTGGTAGAACGCGCCAGAGCCAAAAAGCTACAACCAGAAGAGTACAGCACTGGTACATTTACAATATCGAATTTGGGCATGTTTGGCGTAGACAGATTTGATGCGATTCTACCCCCCGGACAAGGTTCAATAATAGCGATCGGGGCATCTCGACCGCAAGTAGTAGCAACAGCCGATGGCATGTTTGGTGTTAAGCAACAAATGCAGGTGAACATTACCTGTGACCACCGCATTATTTATGGTGCTCCCGCAGCTGCATTCTTGCAAGATTTAGCGAAATTGATTGAGACCAATCCTCAATCTTTAACCATGTAA